One genomic segment of Drosophila melanogaster chromosome 3L includes these proteins:
- the iPLA2-VIA gene encoding calcium-independent phospholipase A2 VIA, isoform A, producing MFNVLQRLLGVDQPANKVVEIKSEALGTLQVLARDDAMLLFAPPFNSSNEKRAVYEIILQRPTSDSNTTSFSLYRSPVQQEAEERFNAFLQRLPVFVSIVKEYYNVNGLQKACDALADNPSWTLSHLIAYFNLVDYISNPKMLQCVDQADAATLMSPFQLAIKQGHMEMVKALLPLSKLEHLDINSNSVFHYAASTTKEIINLIIDKSTVNLNHLNSDGYTPLHVACLADKPENVKALLLAGANVNLNAKDIRKVYKTSAPTTVSSFLRTNVSKLYTQDMKYGGTPLHWCSSRETLHALIMEGCDVNATNFDGRTALHVMVARNRFECVVTLLAHDAEIDVLDKDGNAALHIAIEKKLVPIVQCLVVFGCDINLKNKDGKTPRHMVGNDASGNKDDEILYILHSVGAKRCKDTGSKCPPGCNAKGNYNGIPPEAPESVEQREHIEHMLATTSRQMMGGFLNAAANGILEKQQPAQKPVVVDTEKELKGQSIMDALLGMFTTKVNADEMKKENSSDSLASGSQKSAVSSPEQLPSPTSPIAAEIGDKPYGRGRLLCLDGGGIRGLVLVQMLLEIEKLSRTPIIHMFDWIAGTSTGGILALALGCGKTMRQCMGLYLRMKEQCFVGSRPYNSEFFESILKDNLGEFNVMTDIKHPKIMVTGVMADRKPVDLHLFRNYTSASDILGIVTPINNRRIPPPQPSEQLVWRAARATGAAPSYFRAFGRFLDGGLIANNPTLDAMTEIHEYNMALRSAGRESEAIPVSVVMSLGTGHIPVTELKDIDVFRPESIWDTAKLAYGISTIGNLLVDQATCSDGRVVDRARAWCSTIGIPYFRFNPQLSEDIAMDEKDDQKLINMLWHTKAYMHANRNKIIEMINFLK from the exons ATGTTCAATG TTCTACAGCGCCTGCTGGGTGTCGATCAGCCGGCCAATAAGGTCGTGGAAATTAAGAGCGAAGCGCTGGGGACACTTCAAGTCCTGGCCCGCGATGACGCCATGCTCCTCTTTGCACCGCCCTTCAACAGCAGCAATGAAAAACGAGCCGTCTATGAGATCATTTTGCAGCGACCCACCTCGGATTCCAATACCACATCCTTCAGTCTGTACCGGTCGCCGGTGCAGCAGGAAGCCGAGGAACGCTTCAATGCCTTTCTGCAAAGGCTGCCCGTTTTCGTCAGCATTGTGAAAGAG TACTACAATGTAAATGGGCTGCAGAAAGCTTGCGATGCCTTGGCTGATAATCCCTCCTGGACGCTGTCCCATTTGATTGCCTACTTCAATCTGGTGGACTACATTAGCAATCCCAAGATGCTCCAGTGCGTGGACCAAGCAGATGCCGCCACCCTAATGTCGCCCTTCCAGTTGGCCATCAAACAGGGTCACATGGAGATGGTGAAGGCTCTGCTGCCGCTGAGCAAGCTGGAACACTTGGATATAAACAGCAATTCGGTGTTTCATTACGCCGCCAGCACCACCAAAGAGATTATCAAT CTTATCATCGATAAAAGCACGGTAAATCTGAATCATCTCAACTCCGATGGGTACACACCACTTCATGTCGCCTGCCTCGCCGACAAGCCAGAGAATGTGAAGGCACTGTTGCTGGCTGGGGCCAATGTCAATCTCAATGCCAAGGACATCCGCAAAGTGTACAAGACATCCGCACCGACCACGGTTTCCTCGTTTCTGCGCACCAATGTTAGCAAGCTGTACACACAGGACATGAAATATGGCGGCACTCCTCTGCACTGGTGTTCCTCCCGTGAAACCCTGCATGCGCTGATCATGGAGGGTTGTGATGTCAACGCCACGAACTTTGATGGACGGACAGCACTGCACGTGATGGTGGCCAGGAATCGGTTCGAGTGCGTTGTCACACTACTGGCCCACGATGCGGAGATCGATGTGCTGGACAAAGACGGAAATGCAGCTTTGCACATTGCCATTGAGAAGAAACTAGTGCCGATCGTCCAATGTCTGGTGGTCTTTGGGTGTGACATCAATCTGAAGAACAAGGATGGCAAAACGCCACGTCACATGGTTGGCAATGATGCTAGTGGCAATAAGGATGATGAAATCCTATACATTCTGCACTCTGTGGGGGCTAAGCGCTGCAAGGATACTGGTTCAAAGTGCCCGCCTGGTTGCAATGCCAAAGGTAACTACAACGGCATTCCGCCAGAGGCACCGGAATCCGTGGAGCAGCGCGAGCATATAGAGCACATGCTGGCCACCACCAGTCGACAAATGATGGGTGGTTTTTTGAACGCAGCGGCCAATGGAATATTGGAGAAGCAACAACCGGCACA AAAACCAGTCGTGGTCGATACGGAGAAAGAATTAAAAGGCCAAAGTATAATGGATGCCCTGCTTGGCATGTTTACAACCAAAGTGAATGCGGACGAGATGAAGAAGGAGAACTCGTCGGATAGTTTGGCCAGTGGCTCGCAAAAATCCGCTGTGTCTAGTCCGGAGCAGCTGCCTTCACCCACCTCGCCCATTGCCGCTGAAATAGGCGATAAACCCTACGGACGCGGACGTCTGCTCTGCTTGGATGGTGGTGGCATTCGTGGTCTAGTCCTGGTACAGATGCTACTCGAAATAGAAAAGCTTTCTCGCACTCCTATTATCCATATGTTCGACTGGATTGCCGGCACCAGTACTGGCGGAATTCTAGCTTTGGCGCTGGGTTGCGGCAAAACGATGCGTCAATGCATGGGCCTCTATTTGCGCATGAAGGAGCAGTGTTTTGTGGGCTCACGGCCCTATAACAGCGAGTTTTTCGAGTCCATTTTGAAGGACAATCTGGGCGAGTTTAACGTGATGACGGATATTAAGCACCCGAAGATCATGGTCACTGGTGTGATGGCGGATCGCAAGCCGGTCGATCTACATCTATTCCGCAACTATACGAGCGCCAGTGACATTTTGGGCATTGTGACTCCAATTA ACAACCGAAGAATTCCTCCTCCTCAGCCTTCGGAACAATTGGTATGGCGTGCTGCTCGGGCTACTGGAGCTGCGCCCTCATATTTCCGCGCATTTGGTCGCTTTCTGGACGGCGGCTTGATTGCCAACAACCCGACTCTAGACGCCATGACCGAGATTCACGAGTACAATATGGCCTTGCGTAGCGCTGGACGCGAATCAGAGGCCATACCTGTATCCGTGGTGATGTCGCTGGGCACGGGTCATATTCCGGTGACTGAACTTAAGGACATTGATGTCTTCCGGCCGGAGAGCATCTGGGATACGGCCAAACTGGCCTACGGAATCTCTACCATTG GCAATCTGCTAGTGGACCAGGCCACCTGCTCCGATGGAAGAGTAGTGGACAGAGCTCGCGCCTGGTGCAGCACGATTGGCATACCCTACTTCAGGTTCAATCCTCAGCTGAGCGAGGACATCGCCATGGACGAAAAGGACGACCAAAAACTGATCAATATGCTGTGGCACACTAAGGCGTATATGCACGCCAATCGGAATAAGATAATCGAGATGATCAATTTCCTAAAATAG
- the Ciz1 gene encoding Ciz1 zinc finger protein, isoform A — translation MRGRGGFIPRGGGTTRGGYYNNRNSSNYVNTRTQGNYRPNNGRYENNYHNNNNRYNNHNNSGGGAGGNSHYDNRSRDKFTHHNSSSGRYESSSSSHKRSYDSSRDRSDDRKRPRQDDYRRTSSSNDRSDRPSSSSQNIGSSSSNYHQRSSTGGGGNNGGSSSSYRPRDDSTSGSRHQRDGSMGPPKRMMRSVAGTNYISRPRGTMSMRGGMMRTGMRVGGMRVVRTRVNESNDLRTMRRQLLYAQQKDRARLLKIQQLKSSLRRQRQGGNSSDDSSGKEDKDGEDAEKSKKKKGKDKDADGGDESDDDDDDEEDDDEKDEKSKKTSPGKKRNKSANNEDKSEAEGNDDDDDDDDEHGDGDDDDDKDLNESDPKSAKADDASDDEDVKVKGDGEDGDGDKSDEKAKSSVEKSGKKKDKDDAKDSKSKKSSSTKKERTSRKDKDKESSGDDRSKERRSSRHRDEDHNNRKRSFIKLICVHCRIKCVTFKEYNYHLNSRSHKNSMRQVALNQRADLQRMRARQRTTQREIEENSKEEHESRYCRLCRLAYRQPKNLHQASEHHKTIKKFLMPYCGSCHLAFKNAMLYENHRCSLDHIRNKARNDESGSDDSVDEREIDLNKFHTVDSVGEIDVDMIDADVDAMVTEAEAALKSEDEETRKRALIGPDYIKVIEAFYCELCNHYSAKADDVSLEDYTKKHCMQHSHVKAFLRNKEETEKKNKTEEGDEDDHDDDKKAGDDDADGDEDIDGKLNEDDDEYDDDGDAEVEEGDATNDKKMWEEVDKDLGDLLAEVETRGHKEDEEDEEDESVLNIDIESEKNKAKDGKEEANGDTDEGAAKENAPVAKSPEKKHAASAPTTPTAKTTAAASQPAKMATPKPTAKATKPGPASTKRNVLVSVKRTSAAAIKAATKSASNAAAADSK, via the exons ATGCGTGGACGCGGCGGATTCATTCCACGTGGTGGTGGCACCACTCGCGGTGGCTACTACAATAATCGCAATTCCAGCAACTACGTTAATACTCGCACCCAGGGCAATTACCGACCCAATAATGGCCGCTACGAGAATAACtatcacaacaacaacaatcgctacaacaaccacaacaacagcggcggaggagcaggaggcaACAGCCACTACGACAACAGGAGTCGGGACAAGTTCACTCACCACAACTCGAGCAGCGGGCGCTACGAGTCCAGCTCCTCGAGCCACAAGCGCAGCTAT GACTCATCTCGCGACCGCAGCGATGATCGCAAACGCCCGCGTCAAGAC GATTACCGTCGCACGTCCTCGTCGAATGATCGCAGCGATCGACCCTCGTCCTCGTCGCAGAACATTGGCTCCTCGTCATCGAACTATCATCAGCGGAGCAGCACCGGCGGTGGTGGTAATAACGGCGGGAGCTCGAGCTCCTACCGCCCACGCGATGATTCCACCAGCGGCAGCCGGCATCAGCGGGACGGATCGATGGGTCCTCCGAAGCGGATGATGCGTAGCGTGGCCGGCACCAACTATATATCCCGACCCCGTGGCACAATGTCGATGAGGGGCGGCATGATGCGCACCGGGATGCGGGTGGGAGGAATGCGCGTTGTGCGCACCAGGGTCAACGAGTCGAATGACCTGCGCACCATGCGCCGCCAGCTGCTCTATGCACAGCAGAAAGACCGGGCTCGCCTGCTCAAGATTCAGCAGCTGAAAAG CTCGTTGCGACGACAACGCCAGGGCGGGAATTCCAGCGACGATTCCAGCGGCAAAGAGGACAAGGACGGCGAAGATGCTGAGAAAAGCAAGAAGAAGAAAGGCAAGGACAAGGACGCCGATGGAGGCGATGAAtccgacgacgacgatgacgatgaagaAGACGATGATGAGAAGGACGAGAAGAGCAAGAAGACTTCGCCTGGTAAAAAACGCAACAAGTCGGCCAACAACGAGGACAAGAGTGAGGCCGAAGGTaacgatgatgacgacgatgatgatgatgagcacggtgatggcgatgacgatgatgacaAGGACCTAAATGAGTCCGATCCCAAGAGCGCCAAGGCCGATGACGCCTCCGATGACGAGGATGTCAAGGTGAAGGGCGACGGTGAGGACGGCGATGGTGACAAATCGGACGAAAAGGCCAAGTCATCGGTCGAGAAGTCAGGTAAGAAGAAGGACAAAGACGACGCGAAGGACTCCAAGTCCAAGAAGTCATCATCCACCAAGAAAGAGCGCACGTCTCGCAAGGACAAAGACAAGGAATCATCGGGCGATGATCGTAGCAAGGAGCGACGTAGCTCCCGTCATCGGGATGAGGACCACAACAACCGCAAACGCAGCTTCATCAAACTCATTTGCGTCCATTGCCGCATCAAGTGTGTTACATTTAAG GAGTATAACTACCATCTGAACTCGCGCTCCCACAAGAACTCCATGCGTCAGGTGGCCCTCAACCAGCGAGCTGACCTGCAGCGTATGCGTGCCCGCCAGCGCACCACACAGCGCGAGATCGAGGAGAATAGCAAGGAGGAGCACGAGTCGCGCTACTGTCGTCTGTGCCGCTTGGCCTACCGCCAGCCCAAGAATCTTCATCAGGCCTCCGAACACCACAAGACCATTAAGAAGTTCTTAATGCCCTATTGCGGCTCTTGCCATCTGGCCTTCAAGAATGCCATGCTCTACGAGAACCACCGCTGCTCCCTGGATCACATTAGG AACAAGGCCCGCAACGATGAATCCGGATCGGATGATAGCGTGGATGAGCGCGAGATAGATTTGAATAAATTCCACACTGTAGACTCGGTGGGCGAGATCGATGTGGACATGATCGACGCCGATGTAGATGCCATGGTCACCGAGGCGGAGGCCGCTCTGAAAAGCGAGGATGAGGAGACTCGCAAACGCGCTCTGATTGGACCGGACTATATAAAGGTCATAGAGGCATTCTACTGCGAGCTGTGCAATCACTATTCCGCCAAGGCTGATGATGTCTCGTTAGAGGACTACACCAAAAAGCATTGCATGCAGCACTCCCATGTGAAGGCTTTCCTGCGAAACAAGGAGGAGACCGAGAAGAAGAACAAGACGGAGGAGGGCGATGAGGACGATCACGATGATGACAAAAAGGCCGGTGATGATGACGCCGATGGCGATGAGGACATCGATGGCAAGTTAAACGAGGATGACGACGAGtacgatgatgatggtgatgcaGAAGTAGAAGAGGGTGATGCGACCAATGATAAAAAGATGTGGGAGGAGGTGGACAAGGATCTGGGTGACCTCCTGGCAGAAGTAGAGACAAGAGGTCATAAAGAAGATGAGGAGGATGAAGAGGACGAGTCTGTGCTTAACATTGACATTGAAAG CGAGAAAAACAAGGCGAAAGACGGCAAAGAGGAAGCGAACGGCGATACCGATGAGGGAGCTGCGAAAGAAAACGCGCCGGTGGCCAAGTCGCCGGAGAAAAAGCATGCTGCCTCTGCTCCAACCACACCAACGGCCAAGACCACCGCTGCTGCCAGCCAGCCGGCAAAGATGGCAACGCCCAAACCGACTGCAAAAGCAACCAAACCTGGTCCGGCTTCCACGAAGCGCAATGTCTTGGTCAGCGTGAAGCGCACTTCGGCGGCCGCCATTAAAGCTGCCACTAAGTCCGCCAGCAATGCGGCAGCCGCCGACTCCAAGTGA
- the iPLA2-VIA gene encoding calcium-independent phospholipase A2 VIA, isoform B, with translation MAWMALGALASGFVLQRLLGVDQPANKVVEIKSEALGTLQVLARDDAMLLFAPPFNSSNEKRAVYEIILQRPTSDSNTTSFSLYRSPVQQEAEERFNAFLQRLPVFVSIVKEYYNVNGLQKACDALADNPSWTLSHLIAYFNLVDYISNPKMLQCVDQADAATLMSPFQLAIKQGHMEMVKALLPLSKLEHLDINSNSVFHYAASTTKEIINLIIDKSTVNLNHLNSDGYTPLHVACLADKPENVKALLLAGANVNLNAKDIRKVYKTSAPTTVSSFLRTNVSKLYTQDMKYGGTPLHWCSSRETLHALIMEGCDVNATNFDGRTALHVMVARNRFECVVTLLAHDAEIDVLDKDGNAALHIAIEKKLVPIVQCLVVFGCDINLKNKDGKTPRHMVGNDASGNKDDEILYILHSVGAKRCKDTGSKCPPGCNAKGNYNGIPPEAPESVEQREHIEHMLATTSRQMMGGFLNAAANGILEKQQPAQKPVVVDTEKELKGQSIMDALLGMFTTKVNADEMKKENSSDSLASGSQKSAVSSPEQLPSPTSPIAAEIGDKPYGRGRLLCLDGGGIRGLVLVQMLLEIEKLSRTPIIHMFDWIAGTSTGGILALALGCGKTMRQCMGLYLRMKEQCFVGSRPYNSEFFESILKDNLGEFNVMTDIKHPKIMVTGVMADRKPVDLHLFRNYTSASDILGIVTPINNRRIPPPQPSEQLVWRAARATGAAPSYFRAFGRFLDGGLIANNPTLDAMTEIHEYNMALRSAGRESEAIPVSVVMSLGTGHIPVTELKDIDVFRPESIWDTAKLAYGISTIGNLLVDQATCSDGRVVDRARAWCSTIGIPYFRFNPQLSEDIAMDEKDDQKLINMLWHTKAYMHANRNKIIEMINFLK, from the exons ATGGCGTGGATGGCGTTAGGGGCACTAGCCTCCGGTTTCG TTCTACAGCGCCTGCTGGGTGTCGATCAGCCGGCCAATAAGGTCGTGGAAATTAAGAGCGAAGCGCTGGGGACACTTCAAGTCCTGGCCCGCGATGACGCCATGCTCCTCTTTGCACCGCCCTTCAACAGCAGCAATGAAAAACGAGCCGTCTATGAGATCATTTTGCAGCGACCCACCTCGGATTCCAATACCACATCCTTCAGTCTGTACCGGTCGCCGGTGCAGCAGGAAGCCGAGGAACGCTTCAATGCCTTTCTGCAAAGGCTGCCCGTTTTCGTCAGCATTGTGAAAGAG TACTACAATGTAAATGGGCTGCAGAAAGCTTGCGATGCCTTGGCTGATAATCCCTCCTGGACGCTGTCCCATTTGATTGCCTACTTCAATCTGGTGGACTACATTAGCAATCCCAAGATGCTCCAGTGCGTGGACCAAGCAGATGCCGCCACCCTAATGTCGCCCTTCCAGTTGGCCATCAAACAGGGTCACATGGAGATGGTGAAGGCTCTGCTGCCGCTGAGCAAGCTGGAACACTTGGATATAAACAGCAATTCGGTGTTTCATTACGCCGCCAGCACCACCAAAGAGATTATCAAT CTTATCATCGATAAAAGCACGGTAAATCTGAATCATCTCAACTCCGATGGGTACACACCACTTCATGTCGCCTGCCTCGCCGACAAGCCAGAGAATGTGAAGGCACTGTTGCTGGCTGGGGCCAATGTCAATCTCAATGCCAAGGACATCCGCAAAGTGTACAAGACATCCGCACCGACCACGGTTTCCTCGTTTCTGCGCACCAATGTTAGCAAGCTGTACACACAGGACATGAAATATGGCGGCACTCCTCTGCACTGGTGTTCCTCCCGTGAAACCCTGCATGCGCTGATCATGGAGGGTTGTGATGTCAACGCCACGAACTTTGATGGACGGACAGCACTGCACGTGATGGTGGCCAGGAATCGGTTCGAGTGCGTTGTCACACTACTGGCCCACGATGCGGAGATCGATGTGCTGGACAAAGACGGAAATGCAGCTTTGCACATTGCCATTGAGAAGAAACTAGTGCCGATCGTCCAATGTCTGGTGGTCTTTGGGTGTGACATCAATCTGAAGAACAAGGATGGCAAAACGCCACGTCACATGGTTGGCAATGATGCTAGTGGCAATAAGGATGATGAAATCCTATACATTCTGCACTCTGTGGGGGCTAAGCGCTGCAAGGATACTGGTTCAAAGTGCCCGCCTGGTTGCAATGCCAAAGGTAACTACAACGGCATTCCGCCAGAGGCACCGGAATCCGTGGAGCAGCGCGAGCATATAGAGCACATGCTGGCCACCACCAGTCGACAAATGATGGGTGGTTTTTTGAACGCAGCGGCCAATGGAATATTGGAGAAGCAACAACCGGCACA AAAACCAGTCGTGGTCGATACGGAGAAAGAATTAAAAGGCCAAAGTATAATGGATGCCCTGCTTGGCATGTTTACAACCAAAGTGAATGCGGACGAGATGAAGAAGGAGAACTCGTCGGATAGTTTGGCCAGTGGCTCGCAAAAATCCGCTGTGTCTAGTCCGGAGCAGCTGCCTTCACCCACCTCGCCCATTGCCGCTGAAATAGGCGATAAACCCTACGGACGCGGACGTCTGCTCTGCTTGGATGGTGGTGGCATTCGTGGTCTAGTCCTGGTACAGATGCTACTCGAAATAGAAAAGCTTTCTCGCACTCCTATTATCCATATGTTCGACTGGATTGCCGGCACCAGTACTGGCGGAATTCTAGCTTTGGCGCTGGGTTGCGGCAAAACGATGCGTCAATGCATGGGCCTCTATTTGCGCATGAAGGAGCAGTGTTTTGTGGGCTCACGGCCCTATAACAGCGAGTTTTTCGAGTCCATTTTGAAGGACAATCTGGGCGAGTTTAACGTGATGACGGATATTAAGCACCCGAAGATCATGGTCACTGGTGTGATGGCGGATCGCAAGCCGGTCGATCTACATCTATTCCGCAACTATACGAGCGCCAGTGACATTTTGGGCATTGTGACTCCAATTA ACAACCGAAGAATTCCTCCTCCTCAGCCTTCGGAACAATTGGTATGGCGTGCTGCTCGGGCTACTGGAGCTGCGCCCTCATATTTCCGCGCATTTGGTCGCTTTCTGGACGGCGGCTTGATTGCCAACAACCCGACTCTAGACGCCATGACCGAGATTCACGAGTACAATATGGCCTTGCGTAGCGCTGGACGCGAATCAGAGGCCATACCTGTATCCGTGGTGATGTCGCTGGGCACGGGTCATATTCCGGTGACTGAACTTAAGGACATTGATGTCTTCCGGCCGGAGAGCATCTGGGATACGGCCAAACTGGCCTACGGAATCTCTACCATTG GCAATCTGCTAGTGGACCAGGCCACCTGCTCCGATGGAAGAGTAGTGGACAGAGCTCGCGCCTGGTGCAGCACGATTGGCATACCCTACTTCAGGTTCAATCCTCAGCTGAGCGAGGACATCGCCATGGACGAAAAGGACGACCAAAAACTGATCAATATGCTGTGGCACACTAAGGCGTATATGCACGCCAATCGGAATAAGATAATCGAGATGATCAATTTCCTAAAATAG